The sequence GTGCCTCGGTGGGCGCGGTGCCGCTCGCGAGGTTGTCGCCGCGGTCAGTTGGCGAAGCCCCAGAAGTAGGCGCCGTACATCCAGCCGGTTCGGCCGGCGTTGGCGCCGCTGGTGACCGTGACTCGGTACCACTGGAACTGAGACTTGCCGTCCCACCAGAGGCAGTTGGAGGTGACGCGGGTGTCCTTGCTCAGGACCCCGAGGGCCGCCGAGCTGGTGGAGTGGTTCGACCGGAGCTTCACCGCGGTCGTGGCCTTGCCCTTCTGCGTCCAGGAGTTGCACGAGGCCGCGGCGGCTTCCGGCGCGGTGGTCACTACTCCTCCCAGGGCCGCAGCTGCGATGACCGCTGTCGCGACGGCGCTGCGGATCTTGGTCTTCGTCATCGGATGCGCTCCTTGCGTTCGGTACGTGGTGACCTGCGGAGACGGCGTCTGCAGGCGGTCTGCGGCCGCGGACGGCGCACCCCCGCCATCGGTGGCATGGGGCCTGTTGCTGGGGTGTCTGCTGGTCAGCCGCGGGTGATGACGATCTCGACGCGCCGGTTCTTGACCCGGCCGCTTTCGGTGTCGTTGTCGGCGATCGGGTTCTTCTCGCCGTACCCGGTGGCTGCGAAGCGGGTCTTCGCCAGGCGCGGGTCCTTCTCCAGGACCTCAAGGACCGCCTCCGCGCGGTCGCGGGACAGGGTCAGCCCATGTTCCGCACTTCCGAGGTCGTCGGTGTAACCGTTGACCTTGACCGGCTGAGTGGTCCCGGACCGGGCGATCTTCGCGGCGATGTCGTCGAGCCGGCTCTGGGCCTGGGCGGATAGCTCGGCGCTGTCCTTGGCGAAGAGGACCTTGGACTGCAGTCCGTAAGTGACCTGCTTGTCCTGGTCCACGGTCCGTTCGGTGCCGTCCAGGCTCTCGACCCGCGAGACGATGTCGTAGTGACGGGCCGGAATGTCCGCGGTGTTCTTCCGCTCGTCCGCGTGTGCGTACGGGGCGGCCAGAAGGACGGCCGGCAGTGCTGCCAGCGCAGCGGTACGGAAGCGCACCACCGTTCAGCCCTCCTGGACGGGCACGGTGACCACGCTCAGGTTGCCGAGCGCGAGGTCGACCTCCTTCACGTCGTTGGGCGGCGCCTCGAACTGTGCGTACAGCTGCTTCGTCGCCCCCTTCTCGATGGAGCCGGTGTGCTCGCTGCACAGGCATCGGCCGTTGGTGTCCAGCAGAGCCATGTAGCGCTTCTTGTTCTTCCGGTCGACGATCGAAGAGCCGGCCAGGGTGTAGACGTTGGGGCCCTCGTCACGCCATTCGACCGTGAGGTAGTCCTTGCTGCGGTGGTTGGTGACTTCGAACTTCGCCATCACCATGCCGTCCTTGCGCTGGACGCTGTGGATCGTTCCGTCGATGCCTTCGTCCCCCTTGAGCTGGGCGACGCTCACGCCGTCGGCGCTCTGCTGGGTGGCGCTCGCAGGGGGCGCGCCCGGCGTTCCGTCGGTGCCCGGGGTGGCGTCGGCGGGGCTCGCCTGGGCGGCCCGGGAGGTGCTGTCGTCGCTGTTGGAACAGGCGGACACGGCGACGAGCGCGGATCCGGCGATGAACGTGGCGACAAGGGTGTGCAGGGTTCTGTTCACCAGGTACCTCTCAAGGTGGTGTTCGGGCAAGGTCAGGTCCGGTGCCGGCCCCCGGCACCGGACCTGCCAGTGATCGCTCAGGACACGGCGGAGGTCCCGGTCAGGCCCCAGGCCTTGGATCCCTTGCCGTCGTCGGCGATGTCGACGTAGGCGGTGGCGTCGGCGGTCCAGTTCTTCGACTTGGTCTTCACGTAGGCCTCGCCGTAGCCGCTCGCGCCGGTCGCGAAGGTCTTCGACCCGCTGTTGGAGTCGTTGATCTCACCGCTGACCGAACGCTCTTCGCAGATGCCGTAGTTGCAGTTCTCGACCTTGGTCGAACCGTGTTCGGCGCGCATCAGGATGGAGAAGTCGTTGAAGCGCTTGCCGCCTATGTAGAAGGAGTTGCCTTCCCAGGAGGCCTTGTTCACCCATGCCTTGTAGTGGCGGTAGCCGCCGCTGGAGCCGGTGTACTTGATGCAGATGTTGAGGCTGACCTTCACGTCGGGCTTGCCCGGGAGGTCGAAGTTCTTGCTGCTGGTCTTGCAGTGGGTGGTGGCGGCAGCCTGGGCCGGCGCGGCCAGGGTCACGGAGCCGCCGATGGCGACTGCTGCAGCGATCGCGGAGGCGGCGACGGTGCGGGGGATGCGCATGAGGTCGATCTCTCTCGCTCGGTGGTGGGGGGAAGGGCCGGACGCGGGCGCGGGACGCGCCGGCGGTGCGGCTGTCGCCGCGCCCGCGTCCGCCGGTGAGCAGCTGAGGGCTACTTCGGGATGGGCGGCGTCGGTGCCGGGTTCGTGCCGTACGGGTTGGCGCAGCCGTAGGGCACGTAGCCGCGGATCTTGGCGCCGTCGCTCTTGCGGGTGACGGTGCCGCGCGTGTACCAGGCCTTTTCGGACTTCTTGTACGCGAACTGGTCGTAGACGATCTTGTCGCCGCGGTAGGCGACTCCGTTGGCGGTGGAGTTCTTCGCCGGGTTCTGGCGGACCTTCGCCGCCGAGCAGGAGATCTTTCCGGTGCTGGAGTCCGCGGCCTGCGCTGCGGGGGCGATGGCCACGCTCGCGCCGAGCAGTGCGGCACCGACGGCGCCGGCCGCCGCGAGGCGTCCGATGTGCTTGAGGGGGGTCATGTCGACCTTTCCTTCGGTGTGGGTGGACGGGAAGTCGTGTGAGGGGCCGGCGGGCCCCGCGGGTGGGGCATTGCTTTCAAGGCGCCTCCGTCGGGGCGGGGTTCGGACGTGGTGGGCTAAGCGGTCCCGGGGGCGGGGGTCGCCGTCCGGCCGTGTTGTGGCGGCTGGGTGGAGGCCCTGGCGACGAGGGGCGGGGGCGTGCGGGCGAACGGCGCCGTCCTGGCGGCGGCCGGTGCATGTGTCGGTCCGGGAGCCGATGAGGTTGTGCTGGAGGGGAGTTGGCGGGTTCAGCAGCATGGGCGGGCCTCCGTGGCCGGTCGGGGCTGGTCAGGGTGTGCGCAGGTCGCGGCAGAGCTCGTCGATGGCCGAGCGTGTGACGTGGCCGACGGTGATCAAGTGGGCGGTGGGCCCTTCGCACGCGAGGTGCCATTTGCGGACGATCCAGTCGGCGGGGCGGTCGAAGCAGACGGTGAGCGAGTCGGTGGTCCGCGTGGGGTGGACGCCGGCCTGGGTGAGCTGGTCGACGCCGTACTGGGCGGTTTCCAGGCAGCGCAGGATGTGGGCCCGCAGCCCCGTGTGGCCCAGGCGGCGCAGCGCGGACCAGAGCAGGAGGGCGGCCAGTCCGCTGCGCGAGCAGCCCAGGGTCCGGGCGGAGGCCATCGTGTATTCGCTGGCGATGACCGGCTCGTCGACGAGGTCCTTGCGGGCGAGTACGACTCCGCAGGGCACGGGAGCGCCGATGATCTTGTGTCCGCTGATGGAGATCGAGTCGGCGCCGTGCGCGAAGTTCCAGCGCGGATTGGAGGGTGCGTGGGCCGCGATCGGTCCGCCGGAGGCGGCGTCGGCGTGAACGTGGACGTCTCCGGCGACCGCGGCCGCCCTGCGGAGTTCGGTGACGTCGTCGTAGGCGCCGCGCATCGTGGTGCCGATGGTGGCGACGACGATGGCGCCCGGTCCGCGGCCCGCGTGCGGGCGCACGCGGCGGTGGAAGAAGGCGGCGACTTTCAGGGATTCGGGGTCCAGGGTGCCGTCGTCGTTGCTGGGCAGGGTCACCAGGTGCAGACCGAGGAGGTCGGCGGCCCTGGCGACGCTGTAGTGCGCCTGGTCGGAGGCGTAGATGTCGGCGTTGGGAAGGTGCCGGCGCGCGGTGGCCAGGCCGAAGAGGATGCCTTCGGTGCCGCCGGTGGTGACGTAGCCGTAGACGTCGTCGGCGTGTGCGCCGGCGGTCTGTGCGAGGAAGCGCACCACTGCTTGTTCGTAGGACTTCGTGTGGACGCCGGATGCGTCACTGCTGGTGGGGTCGCCGACGTTGTTCGTCAGGATGGACAGGGCGGGTCCGAGGTCGCTGAAGTCGAAGGCCAGGTTCCCGGGAAAGCCGAGGACGCGCGGGGCTTCGGCGCGCAGGGCGGAGGCGAGGTCCAGCAGCCGGGCGGTGTCCGCGGCGGGGTCTGCGGGGAGCGCACCGATGTGCAGTTCGGGCAGGTCCGGCACGAGGTCCGGGGCCGGGCGGGTCATCACGGTGTCGGTCACAGCTGGCCTCCGGTGCACAGGAGCGGGGTGCCGGACTCGGTGTGCCGGGCCGGGCGGGGGTGGGACGCGCGGGCGCCGGGGCGCTGGGCCCAGGGGCCGAGGATGGTGCTCGCCGGCAGGGCCACCAGGCGGAGGTGGTCGGCGAGCGAGGCCTGGTACTGCGCGAGTTCGGCAGTGGCCACGGGCGGGTGGGGTGCCCGCTCGGCGGCCTCGGTCAGTGCGGTGAGGACTTCGTCGTCGATGTCCTGGAACCCGCACCAGCGCACGGCCAGCAGTTCGTGGCCTTCACCGGTGCGCTCGGGCAGCGGCTGGCCCTGCGGCGGACGGCTCCAGACCGGCATCGGATCAACGACCACCAGAGCGAACAGCTGGCCAAGGCCGTAGTAGGCGACCTGGACCGGTGAGGCGGGCGGGGCCGGAGCGTGTGCCCGGGGCGGCGGTGTCATGCGGGGCTCCCGTACAGGCCGAGGCTTTCGGCGGCTCGGATCACCTGGTGGTCCTGGTTGATGGCGCGGCTGTCGTCGGCGGCGAGAAGGAGCCACCCCGCGATCTGGCCGGCCCGCACCGGGGCGTCGGCGTGGAGCGCGGTGGTGGCGGCCACGGTCGGCAGGGTGGTGAGGGTGCGCAGCAGGTAGGAGTCCAGGGCGCCGTCGGACCGTGGCAGCAGAGCGACCTTGGTGACGTGGGCGCGCCGCTGCTGATGGGGGGCCTCGTATCGGCGTCCGGTGGTGAGCAGCAGGGCGGTGTCGCGGACCGGGTCGTGGCCGGTGGCCCGGCGCAGTGCCTCGGAGGCGAAGTCTGCGTAGGGGTCCGTGCGCAGGGACAGCAGCGCCGGTCCGCGGTCGGGGATGAAGGTGACCGTGGCGTGGGCGGGGCCGTAGTGCACGCCGAGGGCGGTGAGCGCGCGCATGGTGTAGAGGGCGAGGGCTCGCGAGAGCAGCCCTCGGCGGCTCAGGAGATCGGCGCGGCAGACCTGTTGTCCGGGGGTGCGTATCTCGGACCAGATCGAGGTGATGGTGTGGTCGGTGGATCCGTCGGGGCCGGGCCCGGTGAGGGTGTGGATGCGGTACTGGGTGCCGGTGAGGTGTTCTCGCAGGACGAGCGGCTGGGTACCGGAGGGCTGCAGGTGCTGCCAGGCGGAGCGGATGTCGGCCGCGGTACGGCAGTAGTACGCGGAGGCCGGGTGGGCGGGGTCGGGGTGTTCGAGGACGAGTTCGGTCACCTGAGTGAAGGCGGCCCAGTTCAGGGCGTCGGCCAGTCGTGTGGTGCGGATGCTGCGCGGGGCGGTGATGCCCGCGTCGAGGAGCGTGGCACTGGTGAGGCCGGTGTCGCGGCGGATGTCGGCGGTGTCGGGGTCGTTGCCGGGCAGATGGAGGCGGGCGGCCAGCCGGTCGGCGAGGACGGCGCCCGCCGGTGATCCGGCGAGGACGGCCCGGACGTTGAGGTGCGCGAGGTGGGCGGCGGTGCGGCGCAGGCTGCCGCGGTGGCTGAGGTTGCGGAGATAGCCGTCAATCTCGCCCGACCGGTGGGCGCCGGGGACGGTGACCGCCACGGAGTTCCAGCCGTGCCGGGCCAGCGCGGCCACGTACAGGTCGCCGGCGTCGGCGGGGGCGACAACGGCGGCCGCGCCGCTTCGGTGCGCGGGCGGGGCCACCTCAGGGACGGGGGCGGCGAGGGCCATGGTGCGGGACTCCTGGGGCGTGTTCGGATGGGTGTGCGGCGTAGGTCAGGCGACGCAGGCGGTCGTGGCGGTGTCGGCCTGGATGTGGATGCCGCTGCGCTCTTCGACCAGCTGGAGCCGGCGATGGCAGGTGTCCGGGTCGGGGCCGGTGACGACGGCGAGCGCGGTCCGGTCCAGCAGAGTGGCGCGGGGCGGGGCGGTGACGTGGCTGCCGGGCGCGGCGGTCCACTCGAAGCGGTCGAGCCAGGCGGCGAACACGCCGGTGTTCACCGCTGTGACGTGGCCGGTGACGGCCGGGTAGAGGAAGCGGACAGCGGCGCTCTGGCTCTGGCTGGGGACCATTTCGGGGTCGACACCGACGGCGAGGTCGGCGGTGATCTGCGGCAGGTTGAGACCGGTGGCCAGGTGGACGAGGTGCGGGATGAGGTCGCCCCCGAGGCGCGCGTTGATCTCGACGATGCGCGGGCCCTGGCGGGTGAGTCGCATCTCGACGTGCATGACGCCGCTGGAGATTCCGACGGCGGTCAGGGCGCCCAGGGCTACGTCATGGATCCGCAGGTCGGCCAGGAGGGGGTCGGTGGGGTCCACGAGGTGGCCCACTTCCTGGAAGGCCGGTTCGTCGCCGAGGTACTTGCGGGTGACCGCAGCGATGTGGACGGTGCCGTGGCCGAGGACCACGCACTCGACGCTGACCTCGGGGCCGTCCAGGTACTCCTCGATCAGCACGCCGGCCGCGCCGGTGCGCTCGATGCCGAACAGGGATGCTCCCTTGGCGGCGTGGAAGGCATCGCGGACCTGGTCGGGGGTGTCCGCGCGGTGGACACCGGCGCTGCCGCCCAGGGAGCGCGGTTTGATGACAACCGGCCCGCCGAGCAGGACGGCGTACTCGACGGCGGTTTCGGCATCCGCCACGAGGTAGGAGCGGGCGGAGGGCACGCCGGCTGCGGCGAGCAGAGAGCGCGTGAGGTACTTGTCCCGGCAGGCCTCCACCGCGGCGGGGGTGTTGCCGGGCAGCGCGAAGCGGTCCGTGAGCCGTGCGGCGAGCACGACGTGGTTCTCCATGTAGGTGAGCACTCCGGCGACGCCTCGGTCGGCGGCGAGTGTCGCCACCGCGTCGGCGACGGCTTCGGCGTCCGTCAGGTCGACCGCGACCGAGACGGCGACGTGGGCGTCGGCCCAGGCGGGCGGCTGGTGGTCGAGAAGGGCGACGGGATGGCGGGCGGCGATGTGCTGGAGTCCGTAGCCGCGCCAGGTGCGGCTGCCGGCGCCCAGGACGACCAGCAGTGGCGCATGCGGGGAGTTCGCGTTCGCCTGCTGGTCCTGCGGGTTCGGAACGTGGCGGCGGGTGCCGGTGGCAGCCTCGGAGAGCGGGTTGGAGCCGGAGGGGTTCATGGGTGCGGTTTTCCGTTCGCGTCAGTCGGGTTGGGGGTGCGCGGGGGTGTCGCCTTCAGCGGCGGGCGCGCGGGGCACTGCGATCGACCGAGGGGGTGGTCTGCCGGGCTGTGCGGGGCCCCGTTCATCGGCCGGGGGTCAGGCAACAGCGGCGTACTTCCAGGAGATCCAGCCCCAGACGCCCTTGTGGGCGCCCGTGCGGACCTGGCCGTAGTACCAGTAGTCCTGGCCGTCCTTGCGGAGCCAGGTGCACTTCATGTTGATCACGGTGCCCTTGGTGAGCTGGCCCTTGGAGTAGTAGTTGGTGCCCGGCCCGTTGCGGAGGTTGAGGTTGCCGACGGTCGTCTTCCAGTTCCCGATGGCCCCGCCGGCGTTGCAGGCGGAGGTACCGACGGCGCTCGCGGACGGGGCGGCGACCAGGGTGGCCGCCGCTCCCATGGCCACAGCGGCGACCGCGAGGCCGAGGCGTCGTGCGGCGAGGCTCTTGAGCCGGGCGGGAGCCGTGGCGGTGCTGTCCATGTGGGTGGTGCCTTTCTTCGGAAAGGGGTGAGGTCAGGCTTTGTTCCAGGCGCGCAGCACGCGCTGGTTGAGCCCGGTGTGCAGGGCGCCGAGGCGACTGACGAGGTGGGGGTTGGGGCGCGTGAGGTAGACCGCAGAGGTCAGTGCGACGGGGAGCATCCCGAGGCGCGCCTTGTAGGCGTAGTTGCAGCGGCCGGCGTCCAGGACGCTCGCTCCGGTGGCGGCGGCGAAGCGGACGCTCTCGTACATCAGCCAGGCGTAGGTGTTCAGGTCGTTCTTGCGGGCCTGGTCGATCGCGGCGGTCCACAGGTAGAGCGCCGAGCCGTAGCGGAAGCAGAAGAAGCCGCCGGCGAGCGTGCCGTCGCTGTGCTCGGCGAACAGTCCGACGGCGCCGGGCACGCGGGTGAGCGGGGCGAGCATGTCGCTGCCGTAGAGAGCGGGGCGTTCGCTGGCGCTTCGGGCCTGGGCCGTGAACTCGGGCAGGTAGGGCAGGAGTTCAGGACCTCGGGCGATCTTGAGGGTGAGGCCGGCGTCGGTGCCGCGGCGGTGCTGGCGGCGGAATTCGCGGCCGGTCTCACTGGAGGGGAAGTTCGCGATGAACTCGTCGACGGAGGCTCCCACTCGGGCGCGGTGGGCCCAGAACAGGACGACTTCGGCGTCGGGAGTGCGGGCTTCGCGCCACAGGGTGCGTTCGGCCGGCGGGATGTTCGCGATGACCAGGGCCTCGGTGCCGAGATCGTGGGCGAGCGCGCGGCCGCGGTCGACGGCTTCGGCCAGGACGGGGACGGTCGCGCCGGGCAGGCCGCCGTACTCGCCGTAGACCGACGGGCCGTAGAGGACGTCGGCGTCGAAGGTGGGCCGGGTGACGCCGGAGTCGCCTTCCATGGCGCGCCACAGCGGGCTGTTGCTGACCTGGTAGAAGGACATGCGGTGCTGGCGCGGGCCGTCCTGGAGGAAGAGGTGGTGGCGTCCGCGTACCTGTTCGGTGCGCACCGTCTGCCAGGCGGCGGCCCACTCGCGGCTGTGGAAGGGGGTGGCGGCGCGGCGCTCGGCGGGAAGTGTGACGACCGAGGAGTGCCAGGAACTGTTCAGCGAGAGGACGTTGGGGTGCACGGCGGTCAGGCTCATGGTCGGTTCTCCGGTTCGGCGGTCAGGAAGCGGCGGGCACCGGCGTGGGGGGCGCGTTGGTGGCCGTGCGGCGGTGGGTGAGCCCGATGAGCGGCAGGCACAGGACGGCTCCCAGAGCGCCCGCAGCGAGCGTGGTGAGCGCGGCGAGGCTGCCGCCGCCCGAGGTCAGGGACACGGCGGCGAGAACAGGGGCGATGATCACCGCGACGGCCAGCGTCGAACCCCAGATGCCGGCGTAGAGGCCGCGGGCGTCGTTCGGGGAGATCTTGTTCAGGACGTCGGATGCGGCGATGAAGAAGACGATCTCGCCAGGGACGGCCGCGGCGACGGCAATGCTGTAGCCGGTGGTGGTGTCCGCGAGGCCTGCGCTTCCCATGCCCACGCCCAGCAGGAGGGCGCTGACGGCAAGCATCCCGAGCATGGGCCGCTGTCCGCCGCAGCGGCGGCTGAGCCAGGGGGTGAGCAGCGGGGTGAGGACGATGACGGTTCCGGCGTTAGCGACCTGGGTCAGCCCGTAGGCGTCAGCGGCGAGCCCGTCGTCCTCCATCAGCATCGGCAGCGCCGTGAACATCCCGGCGGCGCAGGTCAGGGCGGCCGTGCTGGCCGCCCACAGCAGCCACAGCCGTGCGTCACGCAACGCGGCCCGCCCGGGGCTGCGCTCCGCGGCCCGTCCGGGGCCGGCGACGAGGTCGGGACCGAGGTAGCGGTGGGTGATCACGGCGCAGGCGGCGCAGGCCGCGGCGTTGAACCAGAAGAGAGCTTCGAAGCCGAGGTGGCCCGCCAGGAAGCCTCCCGCCGCACCGGTGATCGCTGCGCCGATGTTCACCGCGCCGTGGCGCCATCCGTTCGCTGCGGCGCGCTGCCCGTCATCGGTGAGCAGGTCGGCTATGACGGCGGACACGACCGGCCTCGGCGCGTCGTAGACGACACCGGCGATCAGCGATCCGGCACAGACTGCGGCGAACGCGTGGGCCTGGGCCATCAGCGGCAGGCATACGGCGGCAGTGGCCATCGCCGTCACGAGGGTGCGGCGGCGCCCGAGCCGGTCGGCTGCCCACCCGGTGAGCAGCTGTCCAATAAGCCAGCCCGCGCCGAACACGGCGAGGACCTGGCCGACGGCCTGGGTGCTGTAGCCCAGGTCCTCCTTGAGGCGATAGCTGAGGAATGGGTAGGCGAAACCGAAGCTGCGCGCCACGAGCGTGGTGATGAGCAGCGCCCAGATCGCGGGCGGCCACCGCC comes from Streptomyces sp. NBC_01454 and encodes:
- a CDS encoding histidine decarboxylase, which encodes MTDTVMTRPAPDLVPDLPELHIGALPADPAADTARLLDLASALRAEAPRVLGFPGNLAFDFSDLGPALSILTNNVGDPTSSDASGVHTKSYEQAVVRFLAQTAGAHADDVYGYVTTGGTEGILFGLATARRHLPNADIYASDQAHYSVARAADLLGLHLVTLPSNDDGTLDPESLKVAAFFHRRVRPHAGRGPGAIVVATIGTTMRGAYDDVTELRRAAAVAGDVHVHADAASGGPIAAHAPSNPRWNFAHGADSISISGHKIIGAPVPCGVVLARKDLVDEPVIASEYTMASARTLGCSRSGLAALLLWSALRRLGHTGLRAHILRCLETAQYGVDQLTQAGVHPTRTTDSLTVCFDRPADWIVRKWHLACEGPTAHLITVGHVTRSAIDELCRDLRTP
- a CDS encoding GNAT family N-acetyltransferase is translated as MSLTAVHPNVLSLNSSWHSSVVTLPAERRAATPFHSREWAAAWQTVRTEQVRGRHHLFLQDGPRQHRMSFYQVSNSPLWRAMEGDSGVTRPTFDADVLYGPSVYGEYGGLPGATVPVLAEAVDRGRALAHDLGTEALVIANIPPAERTLWREARTPDAEVVLFWAHRARVGASVDEFIANFPSSETGREFRRQHRRGTDAGLTLKIARGPELLPYLPEFTAQARSASERPALYGSDMLAPLTRVPGAVGLFAEHSDGTLAGGFFCFRYGSALYLWTAAIDQARKNDLNTYAWLMYESVRFAAATGASVLDAGRCNYAYKARLGMLPVALTSAVYLTRPNPHLVSRLGALHTGLNQRVLRAWNKA
- a CDS encoding OmpA family protein — its product is MVRFRTAALAALPAVLLAAPYAHADERKNTADIPARHYDIVSRVESLDGTERTVDQDKQVTYGLQSKVLFAKDSAELSAQAQSRLDDIAAKIARSGTTQPVKVNGYTDDLGSAEHGLTLSRDRAEAVLEVLEKDPRLAKTRFAATGYGEKNPIADNDTESGRVKNRRVEIVITRG
- a CDS encoding MFS transporter, which encodes MSATMTAPVKAPEQPVSRRWPPAIWALLITTLVARSFGFAYPFLSYRLKEDLGYSTQAVGQVLAVFGAGWLIGQLLTGWAADRLGRRRTLVTAMATAAVCLPLMAQAHAFAAVCAGSLIAGVVYDAPRPVVSAVIADLLTDDGQRAAANGWRHGAVNIGAAITGAAGGFLAGHLGFEALFWFNAAACAACAVITHRYLGPDLVAGPGRAAERSPGRAALRDARLWLLWAASTAALTCAAGMFTALPMLMEDDGLAADAYGLTQVANAGTVIVLTPLLTPWLSRRCGGQRPMLGMLAVSALLLGVGMGSAGLADTTTGYSIAVAAAVPGEIVFFIAASDVLNKISPNDARGLYAGIWGSTLAVAVIIAPVLAAVSLTSGGGSLAALTTLAAGALGAVLCLPLIGLTHRRTATNAPPTPVPAAS
- a CDS encoding glutathione synthetase; translation: MALAAPVPEVAPPAHRSGAAAVVAPADAGDLYVAALARHGWNSVAVTVPGAHRSGEIDGYLRNLSHRGSLRRTAAHLAHLNVRAVLAGSPAGAVLADRLAARLHLPGNDPDTADIRRDTGLTSATLLDAGITAPRSIRTTRLADALNWAAFTQVTELVLEHPDPAHPASAYYCRTAADIRSAWQHLQPSGTQPLVLREHLTGTQYRIHTLTGPGPDGSTDHTITSIWSEIRTPGQQVCRADLLSRRGLLSRALALYTMRALTALGVHYGPAHATVTFIPDRGPALLSLRTDPYADFASEALRRATGHDPVRDTALLLTTGRRYEAPHQQRRAHVTKVALLPRSDGALDSYLLRTLTTLPTVAATTALHADAPVRAGQIAGWLLLAADDSRAINQDHQVIRAAESLGLYGSPA
- a CDS encoding ATP-grasp domain-containing protein — protein: MNPSGSNPLSEAATGTRRHVPNPQDQQANANSPHAPLLVVLGAGSRTWRGYGLQHIAARHPVALLDHQPPAWADAHVAVSVAVDLTDAEAVADAVATLAADRGVAGVLTYMENHVVLAARLTDRFALPGNTPAAVEACRDKYLTRSLLAAAGVPSARSYLVADAETAVEYAVLLGGPVVIKPRSLGGSAGVHRADTPDQVRDAFHAAKGASLFGIERTGAAGVLIEEYLDGPEVSVECVVLGHGTVHIAAVTRKYLGDEPAFQEVGHLVDPTDPLLADLRIHDVALGALTAVGISSGVMHVEMRLTRQGPRIVEINARLGGDLIPHLVHLATGLNLPQITADLAVGVDPEMVPSQSQSAAVRFLYPAVTGHVTAVNTGVFAAWLDRFEWTAAPGSHVTAPPRATLLDRTALAVVTGPDPDTCHRRLQLVEERSGIHIQADTATTACVA
- a CDS encoding SH3 domain-containing protein, which translates into the protein MDSTATAPARLKSLAARRLGLAVAAVAMGAAATLVAAPSASAVGTSACNAGGAIGNWKTTVGNLNLRNGPGTNYYSKGQLTKGTVINMKCTWLRKDGQDYWYYGQVRTGAHKGVWGWISWKYAAVA
- a CDS encoding SH3 domain-containing protein codes for the protein MTKTKIRSAVATAVIAAAALGGVVTTAPEAAAASCNSWTQKGKATTAVKLRSNHSTSSAALGVLSKDTRVTSNCLWWDGKSQFQWYRVTVTSGANAGRTGWMYGAYFWGFAN